A part of Fusobacterium simiae genomic DNA contains:
- the hcp gene encoding hydroxylamine reductase — MENKMFCYQCQETAKGTGCTTLGVCGKTSETSGLQDLLLYTEKGVTAYSTVFRKNGKAKELIKGKVNRYLINSLFITITNANFDDNAILEEIRAGLKLREELKTLATDEEKKEAEKYGTDLVNWYYESDEDLIKFSENQAVVGVLRTENEDIRSLRELVMYGLKGMAAYAEHAFNLGKTSEEIFSFIEKALLATVNNNLTADELVALVMETGEHGVKVMALLDEANTSALGTPEITKVKIGAGKRPGILISGHDLWDLKQLLEQSKDAGIDIYTHSEMLPGHGYPELKKYSHFYGNYGNAWWDQRKDFTNFNGPIVFTTNCIVPPLKNASYKDRVFTTNAAGYPGWKRIKINADGTKDFSEVIELAKTCQPPVEVESGEITVGFAHNQVLSLADKVVENIKSGAIKRFVVMSGCDGRMSQRHYYTDFAKNLPKDTVILTSGCAKYKYNKLNLGDINGIPRVLDAGQCNDSYSWAVVALKLKEVFGLNDINELPIVFNIAWYEQKAVIVLLALLYLGIKNIHIGPTLPGFLSPNVAKVLVENFGIAGITTVEEDLKKFDLYEDSTLAN; from the coding sequence ATGGAAAATAAAATGTTTTGTTATCAATGTCAAGAAACTGCTAAGGGAACTGGTTGTACAACATTAGGAGTTTGTGGAAAAACATCTGAAACATCAGGATTACAAGATTTATTACTATACACTGAAAAAGGTGTTACAGCATACAGTACAGTTTTTAGAAAAAATGGTAAAGCAAAAGAATTAATAAAAGGAAAAGTAAATAGATATCTTATCAATTCACTTTTCATAACAATTACAAATGCTAACTTTGATGATAATGCAATCTTAGAAGAAATAAGAGCAGGACTAAAACTAAGAGAAGAATTAAAAACTTTGGCAACTGATGAAGAAAAGAAAGAGGCTGAAAAATATGGAACTGATTTAGTAAATTGGTATTATGAATCAGATGAAGATTTAATTAAATTTTCTGAAAATCAAGCTGTTGTTGGAGTTCTAAGAACAGAAAATGAGGATATAAGATCTTTAAGAGAATTAGTAATGTATGGATTAAAAGGAATGGCTGCTTACGCAGAACATGCTTTTAACCTTGGAAAAACTAGTGAAGAAATATTTTCTTTTATTGAAAAAGCACTTCTTGCTACTGTAAATAATAATTTAACAGCAGATGAGTTAGTAGCATTAGTAATGGAAACAGGGGAACATGGAGTAAAAGTAATGGCATTATTAGATGAAGCTAATACATCAGCATTAGGAACTCCTGAAATTACAAAGGTAAAAATTGGAGCAGGAAAAAGACCAGGAATTCTAATAAGTGGGCATGATTTATGGGATTTAAAACAATTATTAGAACAAAGTAAAGATGCAGGAATAGATATTTATACTCACTCAGAAATGTTACCAGGTCATGGATATCCTGAATTAAAGAAATATTCTCATTTCTATGGAAATTATGGAAATGCTTGGTGGGATCAAAGAAAAGATTTTACAAATTTTAATGGACCTATTGTTTTCACAACTAATTGTATAGTTCCACCATTAAAAAATGCTTCATACAAAGATAGAGTATTTACTACAAATGCTGCTGGATATCCAGGATGGAAAAGAATAAAAATTAATGCAGATGGGACAAAAGATTTCTCAGAAGTTATAGAACTTGCAAAAACTTGTCAACCACCAGTAGAAGTTGAAAGTGGAGAAATAACAGTTGGATTTGCTCACAATCAAGTTTTAAGTTTAGCAGACAAGGTTGTAGAAAATATAAAATCAGGAGCAATTAAAAGATTTGTTGTAATGAGTGGTTGTGATGGAAGAATGTCACAAAGACATTACTACACAGATTTTGCTAAAAATTTACCAAAAGATACAGTTATTTTAACTTCTGGTTGTGCAAAATATAAATATAATAAATTAAATTTAGGAGATATCAATGGCATCCCAAGAGTGTTAGATGCTGGACAATGTAATGACTCTTATTCTTGGGCAGTAGTAGCACTTAAATTAAAAGAAGTATTTGGTTTAAATGATATAAATGAATTACCAATAGTATTTAATATTGCTTGGTATGAACAAAAGGCTGTAATAGTTTTACTTGCATTGCTATATTTAGGAATTAAAAATATTCATATTGGACCAACATTACCAGGATTCTTATCTCCAAATGTTGCAAAAGTTTTAGTTGAAAACTTTGGTATAGCAGGAATTACAACAGTTGAAGAAGATTTAAAGAAATTTGATTTATATGAAGATTCTACTTTAGCTAACTAA
- a CDS encoding ATP-dependent helicase, with amino-acid sequence MNLSLLEKLNDKQREAASQIDGSILILAGAGSGKTRTITYRIAHMIENIGISPYSILAVTFTNKAAKEMRERVEELVGDIAKACTISTFHSFGMRLLRMNAGEVGYNSNFTIYDTDDQKRVVKAILKGQNISLNGVKLTERDIVSIISKIKEEIKTLDEYSIMNKQIVEVYDKYNRALLESNAMDFSDILLNTYKLLQKPEILEKVQNKYKYIMIDEYQDTNNLQYKIIDLIARKSSNLCVVGDENQSIYGFRGANILNILNFENNYSNAKIIKLEENYRSTTTILDAANELIKNNKSSKDKKLWTQNGKGDLIKVLACDNGRDEVSRIIEIIKENHQNGVPYRDMTILYRTNAQSRIFEEGLLRYSIPHKVFGGISFYSRAEIKDIIAYLSIIVNPQDELNLQRIINVPKRKVGDKGTEKIITYARENNLNLLEALSHIKEISGLTSIGKEKLLEMYDIIKELKDLSYTETASYIVQILIDKIKYIDYIKENYDDAEARIENIDEFKNSILELENVVGELRLNEYLENVSLVSATDDLEEKSDYVKLMTIHNSKGLEFPIVFLVGFENEIFPGTRAMFEEKEMEEERRLCYVALTRAEKKLYLSHATIRFVYGQDRISTPSVFLKEIPEKLLDIDLKKERLYFADDYLEEIKAYENAKKFEKKKTKINTKNTIKIPDDRKEILNTLSFKVGDKVKHKKFGLGSIKAIDAKKIYVQYVDGTKEMAIILADKLLTKLD; translated from the coding sequence ATGAATTTAAGCTTATTAGAAAAGTTAAATGATAAACAAAGAGAAGCAGCCTCTCAAATTGATGGTTCAATTTTAATATTAGCCGGAGCTGGTTCTGGAAAAACAAGAACTATAACATATAGAATAGCACATATGATAGAAAATATTGGAATAAGCCCTTACAGCATTTTAGCTGTAACCTTTACAAACAAAGCAGCAAAAGAAATGAGAGAAAGAGTGGAAGAGCTTGTTGGAGATATTGCAAAGGCTTGTACAATTTCTACTTTTCATTCATTTGGTATGCGACTTTTAAGAATGAATGCAGGTGAAGTAGGGTACAATTCAAATTTCACTATCTATGACACAGATGACCAAAAAAGAGTAGTAAAAGCTATTTTAAAAGGACAAAATATAAGTTTAAATGGAGTTAAACTGACAGAAAGAGATATTGTTTCTATTATTTCAAAAATAAAAGAAGAAATAAAAACTCTTGATGAGTATTCAATTATGAACAAGCAAATAGTTGAAGTATATGACAAATATAACAGAGCATTATTAGAAAGTAATGCTATGGATTTTTCAGATATACTTTTAAATACATATAAATTATTACAAAAACCTGAAATACTTGAGAAAGTTCAAAATAAATATAAATATATAATGATAGATGAATACCAAGATACTAATAATCTACAATATAAAATAATAGATTTAATAGCAAGAAAATCATCTAATTTATGTGTAGTTGGAGATGAAAACCAGAGTATTTATGGATTTAGAGGAGCTAACATTTTAAATATACTTAACTTTGAAAATAACTATAGTAATGCTAAAATAATAAAGTTAGAAGAAAATTATAGGTCGACTACCACAATACTAGATGCAGCAAATGAACTTATAAAAAATAACAAATCATCAAAAGACAAAAAGTTATGGACACAAAATGGAAAAGGTGATTTAATCAAAGTTTTAGCCTGTGATAATGGTAGAGATGAAGTTAGTAGAATAATAGAAATTATTAAAGAAAATCATCAAAATGGTGTACCTTATAGAGATATGACAATTCTATACAGAACTAATGCACAATCAAGAATTTTTGAGGAAGGGCTTTTAAGATATAGTATACCTCATAAAGTTTTTGGTGGGATTAGTTTCTATTCAAGAGCAGAAATTAAAGATATAATTGCATATTTATCCATTATTGTTAATCCACAAGATGAATTAAATTTACAAAGAATAATCAATGTTCCTAAAAGAAAAGTAGGGGATAAGGGAACAGAAAAAATAATTACTTATGCAAGAGAAAATAACTTAAATTTACTTGAAGCACTTTCACATATAAAAGAAATTTCTGGTCTCACTTCTATTGGAAAAGAAAAACTTTTAGAAATGTATGATATAATAAAAGAATTAAAAGATTTATCTTATACTGAAACAGCTTCATATATAGTACAAATTTTAATAGATAAAATAAAATATATAGACTATATTAAAGAAAATTATGATGATGCAGAAGCAAGAATAGAAAATATAGATGAATTTAAAAACTCCATCTTAGAGCTTGAAAATGTTGTAGGAGAGTTGAGATTAAATGAATATTTAGAAAATGTATCTCTTGTAAGTGCAACAGATGACTTAGAAGAAAAAAGTGATTATGTTAAGTTAATGACTATCCATAATTCAAAAGGCTTAGAATTTCCAATAGTTTTCCTAGTTGGTTTTGAAAATGAAATTTTTCCAGGAACAAGAGCAATGTTTGAAGAAAAAGAAATGGAAGAAGAAAGAAGGCTTTGCTATGTTGCTTTAACAAGAGCAGAAAAAAAACTATATTTGTCTCATGCAACCATTAGGTTTGTATATGGACAAGATAGAATCTCTACTCCATCTGTATTTTTAAAAGAAATACCAGAAAAACTTTTAGATATTGATCTTAAAAAAGAAAGACTGTACTTTGCAGATGATTATTTAGAAGAAATAAAAGCTTATGAAAATGCTAAAAAGTTTGAAAAGAAAAAAACTAAAATAAATACTAAAAATACTATTAAGATACCTGATGATAGAAAAGAAATTCTTAATACATTAAGTTTTAAAGTAGGAGATAAAGTAAAACATAAGAAATTTGGTTTAGGTTCAATAAAAGCTATTGATGCAAAAAAAATATATGTACAATATGTTGATGGAACAAAAGAAATGGCAATTATATTAGCAGATAAACTTTTAACTAAACTGGATTAG
- a CDS encoding M20 metallopeptidase family protein, with the protein MEEKIKKLSEKYLERVMELRRELHQYPELGFDLFKTAEIVKKELDRIGIPYKSEIAKTGIVATIKGGKAGKTVLLRADMDALPITEESRCTFKSTHDGKMHACGHDGHTAGLLGVGMILNELKEELSGTVKLLFQPAEEGPGGAKPMIDEGVLENPKVDAAFGCHIWPSVKAGHIAIKDGDMMTHTTSFDVIFQGKGGHASQPEKTVDPVIIACQAVTNFQNIISRNISTLRPAVLSCCSIHAGEAHNIIPDKLILKGTIRTFDEGITGQIVDRMDEILKGLTTAYGASYEFIVDRMYPALKNDHDLFAFSKNALEKILGKDCIEVMEDPVMGSEDFAYFGKHVPSFFFFVGVNDGQLENENMLHHPKLFWNEKNLITNMKTLSQLAVEFLNK; encoded by the coding sequence ATGGAAGAAAAAATTAAAAAATTATCTGAAAAATATTTAGAAAGAGTTATGGAACTTAGAAGAGAACTTCATCAATATCCAGAACTTGGTTTTGACTTATTTAAAACAGCTGAAATAGTAAAAAAAGAATTAGATAGAATAGGTATTCCTTATAAATCAGAGATAGCTAAAACAGGAATAGTTGCAACTATTAAAGGAGGAAAAGCTGGAAAGACTGTTCTTTTAAGAGCAGATATGGATGCTTTGCCAATAACAGAAGAAAGTAGATGTACTTTTAAATCAACTCATGATGGAAAAATGCATGCCTGTGGACATGATGGGCATACAGCTGGACTTCTTGGAGTTGGAATGATTTTAAATGAATTAAAAGAAGAACTTTCAGGAACTGTAAAATTACTTTTCCAACCTGCTGAAGAAGGACCTGGTGGTGCAAAACCTATGATAGATGAAGGGGTATTAGAAAATCCAAAAGTAGATGCTGCTTTTGGTTGTCATATTTGGCCTAGTGTAAAAGCAGGACATATAGCAATTAAAGATGGAGATATGATGACACATACAACTTCATTTGATGTAATATTCCAAGGAAAAGGTGGTCATGCTTCACAACCTGAAAAAACAGTTGATCCTGTTATAATTGCTTGCCAAGCTGTAACTAATTTCCAAAATATAATAAGTAGAAATATTTCTACTTTAAGACCTGCTGTTTTATCTTGTTGTAGTATTCATGCTGGTGAAGCACATAATATAATTCCTGATAAATTAATTTTAAAAGGAACTATAAGAACCTTTGATGAAGGAATCACAGGTCAAATTGTTGATAGAATGGATGAGATTTTAAAAGGTCTTACCACTGCATATGGAGCTTCATATGAATTCATAGTAGATAGAATGTATCCTGCTTTAAAAAATGACCATGACTTATTTGCTTTTTCTAAAAATGCCTTAGAAAAAATTCTAGGAAAAGATTGCATAGAAGTTATGGAAGATCCTGTAATGGGTTCAGAAGATTTTGCTTATTTTGGAAAACATGTTCCATCATTTTTCTTCTTTGTTGGTGTAAATGATGGGCAATTAGAAAATGAAAATATGCTTCATCACCCAAAATTATTTTGGAATGAAAAGAATTTAATTACGAATATGAAAACTCTATCTCAACTAGCAGTAGAATTTTTAAATAAATAA
- a CDS encoding hydrogenase maturation nickel metallochaperone HypA, producing the protein MHDGCSGKFDDGMQVLAKLRMMGFSKQDMPFPMTFTCKECGEEITMTTFEYECPHCSMIYAVTPCHAFDMENILITEKTKRINSCFLQKSILISKLN; encoded by the coding sequence ATGCATGATGGTTGTTCTGGAAAATTTGATGATGGTATGCAAGTTTTAGCCAAACTAAGAATGATGGGATTCAGTAAACAAGATATGCCTTTTCCCATGACATTCACTTGTAAAGAATGTGGAGAAGAAATAACTATGACTACTTTTGAATACGAATGTCCTCATTGTAGTATGATTTATGCTGTCACACCTTGCCATGCCTTCGATATGGAAAATATTTTAATTACTGAAAAAACTAAAAGGATTAACTCCTGCTTCTTACAGAAGTCAATCCTTATTAGTAAGTTAAATTAA
- a CDS encoding AtuA-related protein, whose amino-acid sequence MKLLDIAHSRTGDKGNISNISLIVYDEKNYSIVKEKVTAKKVKEYFSDIVKGEVVRYELDNLRALNFVMYDALGGGVTRSLAIDKHGKSLSSALLEMEI is encoded by the coding sequence ATGAAATTATTAGATATTGCACATTCAAGAACTGGTGATAAAGGTAATATATCAAATATATCTTTAATTGTGTATGATGAAAAAAATTATTCTATAGTAAAAGAAAAAGTTACTGCTAAGAAAGTAAAAGAATATTTTTCAGATATAGTAAAAGGTGAAGTTGTGAGATATGAATTAGATAATCTACGGGCTTTAAATTTTGTAATGTATGATGCCTTAGGAGGAGGAGTGACTCGTTCACTTGCAATAGATAAACATGGTAAATCATTATCATCAGCACTGTTAGAAATGGAAATATAA
- a CDS encoding winged helix-turn-helix transcriptional regulator, giving the protein MLKKDLPACPVELTLLLISNKWKVLIIRDLLDGTKRFSELKKSINNISQKVLTSNLREMEENNLLTRKVYPEVPPRVEYTLTEIGYSLKPLLDGMDKWGTWYRSEVS; this is encoded by the coding sequence ATGCTAAAAAAAGATTTACCAGCTTGTCCCGTGGAATTAACATTACTTTTAATTTCAAATAAATGGAAAGTTTTAATTATAAGAGATTTGTTAGATGGGACAAAGAGATTTAGTGAACTAAAAAAATCAATAAATAATATTTCACAAAAAGTTTTAACTTCAAATTTGAGAGAAATGGAAGAAAATAATTTACTGACTAGAAAAGTTTATCCAGAAGTTCCACCAAGGGTAGAATACACATTAACAGAGATAGGATACAGTCTAAAACCTCTTTTAGATGGTATGGATAAATGGGGAACTTGGTATAGAAGTGAAGTGAGCTAA
- a CDS encoding AbgT family transporter gives METNEKVKKEKLGLLNKILNKIEVVGNKMPDPTTIFVILCILIFIISFILSKFGVSVEHPGTKEIIKAENLLSSDNLKAILVSSVKVFQTFPPLGAVLVTMIGIGLADKSGYLEVLLTLSIKKVPKKLIYFTVVFAGLVFTAIGDGGFIVLPPLAAIIFINIKKNPLIGIFLALAGAAIGFCSGFFVGMNDILLSSFTNPAAQILDPTFQKSPTMTIYFNMANAILQIFIITWVTIKFIEPRFPVNEEHFKDNASTEIGSLEKKGVKYASISFLLFIFFIIFLSVGPNAFLKDDNGSLVSVSSPFMGGLILFMSVAFLIPGFVYGKVTKKIKSDKDAVKLIATSLSEMGGYILIVFVSAQFLNLFTKSNLGIIMAIKGANLIKAAGFKGLPLIITYIILVAFINLFIGSASAKWAILSPVFIPMFMLLGYDPALTQMAYRIGDSSTNMISPLFPYLPLILAVANKYSKNFGLGTLIANMIPYAFITLVGSILLFTVFFTFNIPFGI, from the coding sequence ATGGAAACGAATGAAAAAGTTAAAAAAGAAAAATTAGGTTTGCTGAACAAGATATTGAACAAAATTGAAGTAGTTGGAAATAAAATGCCTGACCCAACCACAATTTTTGTAATTCTATGTATTTTAATTTTTATTATTTCATTTATATTGAGTAAATTTGGAGTTTCCGTAGAACATCCAGGTACAAAAGAAATTATAAAAGCAGAAAATTTATTAAGTTCTGACAATTTAAAAGCTATTTTAGTTTCTTCTGTAAAAGTATTTCAAACATTTCCACCTTTAGGTGCTGTATTAGTAACAATGATTGGAATAGGACTTGCAGATAAAAGTGGTTACTTAGAAGTTTTATTGACATTATCAATAAAAAAAGTTCCTAAAAAATTAATATATTTCACAGTAGTATTCGCTGGATTAGTTTTTACAGCTATTGGTGATGGTGGTTTTATAGTTTTACCTCCATTAGCTGCAATAATTTTTATAAATATAAAAAAGAATCCTTTGATTGGAATATTTTTAGCACTTGCAGGAGCTGCAATAGGATTTTGCTCTGGTTTTTTTGTTGGAATGAATGATATACTTTTAAGTTCATTTACTAATCCAGCAGCCCAAATATTAGATCCAACTTTTCAAAAAAGTCCTACTATGACTATTTATTTTAATATGGCAAATGCTATATTACAAATTTTTATAATTACATGGGTTACTATAAAATTTATTGAGCCTAGATTCCCTGTAAATGAAGAACATTTTAAAGATAATGCTAGTACAGAAATCGGTAGTTTAGAAAAAAAAGGTGTTAAATATGCAAGTATTTCTTTTTTATTATTTATATTTTTTATAATATTTCTATCAGTAGGTCCAAATGCCTTTTTAAAAGATGATAATGGCTCATTGGTTTCTGTAAGTTCTCCTTTTATGGGAGGATTAATTTTATTTATGTCTGTTGCTTTTTTAATACCTGGTTTTGTTTATGGAAAAGTTACAAAAAAAATAAAAAGTGATAAAGATGCTGTAAAATTAATTGCTACTTCTCTTAGTGAAATGGGAGGATATATATTAATAGTTTTTGTTTCTGCTCAATTTTTAAATCTTTTTACTAAAAGTAATTTAGGTATTATTATGGCTATAAAAGGTGCAAACTTAATTAAAGCAGCAGGTTTTAAAGGTTTACCTCTTATAATAACTTATATTATTTTAGTTGCATTTATTAATTTATTTATAGGTAGTGCTTCTGCAAAATGGGCAATTTTATCACCTGTATTTATTCCAATGTTTATGTTATTAGGTTATGACCCTGCTTTAACACAAATGGCATATAGAATAGGAGATTCATCTACTAATATGATATCTCCATTATTTCCTTATTTACCATTGATATTGGCAGTAGCAAATAAATACAGTAAAAACTTTGGTCTAGGAACTTTAATTGCTAATATGATTCCTTATGCTTTTATAACATTAGTAGGAAGTATTTTATTATTTACTGTTTTCTTTACTTTTAATATTCCATTTGGAATATAG
- a CDS encoding CitMHS family transporter, which produces MLALLGFLTVIVLLVVIMSKKMNPVVALIIVPIVFGIIGGFGFELPKFILEGVKSIAPTGTMFIFAILFFGILTDAGTFQPIIDKILEKVGKDPVKITIGTAVLAMLVHLDGSGAVTFLITVPAMLPLYNALGMRKTTLATVVALGAGVMNILPWGGPTLRAATSLKMPVTDLFNPLLIPFFSGIIFVLIVAFYLGKQEKKILINYENIKIQKEDINKEKISSTLFLINILIIIVAIGFLISGKVNPTVVFMVAFSIALMINYPDTKKQKEIIDNHSKEALMMASILFAAGAFIGIMQKSEMITAMSNFLVESIPESLGKYLPVLTGVISMPASLLFDPDSFYFGILPILSNTAAQFSIPAYAVGRAAILGQMTTGFPVSPLTGSTFLLIGLTGVELGEHQKKTIPYAFLATIIMLVVAIITGALYK; this is translated from the coding sequence ATGTTAGCTTTATTAGGTTTTTTAACAGTAATTGTTTTATTAGTAGTTATTATGAGTAAAAAAATGAATCCAGTAGTAGCTCTTATAATAGTACCGATAGTTTTTGGAATTATAGGGGGATTTGGATTTGAATTACCTAAATTCATTTTAGAAGGGGTAAAATCCATAGCACCTACAGGAACAATGTTTATATTTGCAATTTTATTTTTTGGTATACTAACAGATGCTGGAACTTTTCAGCCAATTATAGATAAAATATTAGAAAAAGTTGGTAAAGATCCAGTTAAAATTACAATAGGAACAGCAGTTTTAGCAATGCTTGTTCACTTAGATGGTTCAGGAGCTGTTACATTTTTGATTACAGTTCCAGCTATGTTACCTTTATATAATGCTTTAGGGATGAGAAAAACAACTTTAGCAACTGTTGTAGCATTAGGTGCTGGAGTTATGAATATATTACCTTGGGGCGGACCAACATTGAGAGCAGCAACTTCCTTAAAAATGCCAGTAACAGATTTATTTAATCCACTGTTAATACCTTTTTTTAGTGGAATAATTTTTGTATTAATAGTAGCATTTTATTTGGGAAAACAAGAAAAGAAAATATTAATTAATTATGAAAATATTAAAATTCAAAAAGAAGATATTAATAAAGAAAAAATTTCATCAACATTATTTTTAATAAATATATTAATAATAATTGTAGCAATAGGATTTTTAATAAGTGGTAAAGTAAACCCAACTGTAGTATTTATGGTTGCATTTTCAATAGCATTAATGATAAATTATCCTGATACAAAAAAACAAAAAGAAATTATAGATAATCACTCAAAAGAAGCATTAATGATGGCAAGCATCTTATTTGCTGCTGGAGCTTTTATTGGAATAATGCAAAAATCAGAAATGATTACAGCAATGTCAAATTTTTTAGTAGAATCTATTCCAGAATCACTAGGAAAATATTTACCTGTTTTAACAGGAGTGATAAGTATGCCTGCTAGTCTATTATTTGACCCAGATTCATTCTATTTTGGAATATTGCCGATTTTATCTAATACGGCAGCACAATTTAGTATACCAGCTTATGCAGTAGGAAGAGCAGCAATATTAGGTCAAATGACAACAGGTTTCCCAGTATCTCCTTTAACAGGGTCAACTTTCTTGTTAATTGGATTAACTGGAGTAGAACTTGGAGAACATCAAAAAAAGACAATTCCTTATGCTTTTTTAGCTACAATAATTATGTTAGTTGTTGCAATAATAACAGGAGCTTTATATAAATAA
- a CDS encoding acyclic terpene utilization AtuA family protein, protein MKKIRIASGAGYAGDRIEPAIDVMKNGNIDYIAFECLAERTIAIAQSEKLKNPDKGYNNLLEERFNEILPICSEKKIKVITNMGAANPIAAIKKIKEIAHSKNVKNLKLAAVIGDDISENLNKYGENNILELNKRLSEISDNLVSANVYLGVEGIVEALENNADIVITGRCADPALFLAPLIYEFKWNKDDVNLMAKGIMIGHLLECGAQVSGGYYSVPTKDDIKDLWNVGFPIAEVSENGDVIITKTETTSGKVTIDTCKEQLIYEIHNPKEYITPDGIADFTTISLKEIEKNKVFLTGATGKKRPDTLKVSIGYKDCFIGEAAISYGGSLAFEKAKEAKEVLEKRLEFRKIPYDEIRFDYIGLNSLYEDKISDLIRKENSFSEVRLRVAVRTKTREAAKKVVDEVETLYTNGPSGGGGVSKAIEEVVSICSIFIPRGDIQTKVIYEEV, encoded by the coding sequence ATGAAAAAAATAAGAATAGCATCTGGAGCTGGGTATGCAGGTGATCGTATTGAACCAGCAATAGATGTTATGAAAAATGGAAATATTGATTATATAGCATTTGAATGTTTAGCAGAAAGAACTATAGCAATAGCACAGTCAGAAAAATTAAAAAATCCAGATAAAGGGTATAATAATTTACTTGAAGAGAGATTTAATGAAATTTTACCAATATGTAGTGAGAAAAAAATTAAAGTCATAACAAATATGGGAGCAGCAAATCCAATAGCTGCCATTAAAAAAATAAAAGAAATTGCTCACTCAAAAAATGTTAAAAATCTAAAGTTAGCTGCTGTAATTGGAGATGATATCTCAGAAAATCTAAATAAATATGGAGAAAATAATATTTTAGAATTAAATAAGAGATTATCTGAAATATCAGATAATTTAGTTTCAGCTAATGTATATCTTGGTGTTGAAGGAATTGTTGAAGCATTAGAAAATAATGCAGATATAGTTATAACAGGAAGATGTGCTGATCCAGCATTATTTTTAGCACCTCTTATATATGAATTTAAATGGAATAAAGATGATGTCAATTTAATGGCTAAGGGAATAATGATAGGACATCTACTTGAATGTGGTGCACAGGTTTCAGGGGGATATTATTCAGTTCCAACTAAAGATGATATAAAAGATTTATGGAATGTAGGTTTTCCAATAGCAGAAGTTTCTGAAAATGGAGATGTAATAATTACTAAAACAGAAACAACATCAGGAAAAGTAACAATAGACACCTGTAAAGAGCAACTAATTTATGAAATTCATAATCCTAAAGAATATATAACTCCAGATGGAATAGCTGATTTTACAACAATTTCTCTAAAAGAAATTGAAAAAAATAAAGTATTTCTTACAGGAGCAACTGGTAAGAAAAGACCAGATACTTTAAAAGTTAGTATAGGATATAAAGATTGTTTTATTGGTGAGGCTGCAATTAGTTATGGAGGTTCATTGGCATTTGAAAAGGCAAAAGAAGCAAAGGAAGTTTTGGAAAAAAGGTTAGAATTTAGAAAAATACCTTATGATGAAATAAGATTTGATTATATCGGTCTAAATTCTCTTTATGAAGATAAAATTTCAGACTTAATAAGAAAAGAAAATTCTTTTTCAGAAGTAAGACTAAGAGTTGCTGTAAGAACTAAAACTAGAGAAGCAGCTAAAAAAGTAGTGGATGAAGTGGAAACATTATATACAAATGGACCTTCAGGTGGGGGTGGAGTAAGCAAAGCCATAGAAGAAGTTGTTTCTATATGTTCAATTTTTATTCCTAGAGGGGATATACAAACTAAAGTTATCTATGAGGAGGTTTAA